The genomic stretch TACGCCAAGGTCAGGGAAGGAACCTCCGTAAATTACATTGTCCAGGTCCGGGTGGTTGCTGCGCCTGCCTCTGAAACCCATGAACTTTCACTTACCAATTAACCGATCATGAAAAAATTACTATTCTTACCTGTCCTCTTTTGTTGGCTGTCTGCCTGCACCAAGGAAGGGTTGTCGGGACCACAGGGGCCTGTTGGCCCCGCCGGTCCTCCCGGGTTGAATGAAGGCGGTGGCAGCGGCAGCCCGCTACGGGTGATCAGTTTCCTGACCCCTGCCAGCGCCAGCTTTTCCTGGGAGCAACAAACAGCCACGGCTACCAATACCTACTGGCGGATGCGCTGGGCCAATGGCCGGCTCAATGGTGCTGCGTTCCTGCTGCCTGATTCGCTGACCACCATGATCGACAATGGCAGTCTGCTGGTCTATGCCGGTATCAGGGGCCAGACAGGTTTTCCCAACTATTGGCAGCAGTTGATGCTGACGCCTGCCGGCTTCAGGGATGTGGAAACCTATACCTATGAGTTGCAGAAGGTCAACAACCGCTACAGCATCAGCATCCTGGGTGAATTGTTCCTGCGCAGGCCACAAGATACCAGGACGCCGCAGTCCTGGGACATGTTCAAATTCATCATCATTCCACAGACGGAGGCTCATCCACTGGAGTGGGAAGAATAATTCAATTAATTATCTGTAAACTAACTACAATGCATAGACTATTTATTGTTGGCTGCCTGCTGTTTGCATTGGCAGCCTGTGAAAAAGAAGGCTCCGCTGGCCCTGAAGGCCCCGCCGGTCCACCCGGTAATCCCGGCCGGAACGGAAATGGCGGCAGTGGCGATGCAAAAGTGAAGGTCTTCTCTTCTGATCCCGCACTGGATCTGTTCCGCTGGGTGGCCGGTGATCCGGGACTGTTTACGCTGGAACGGTACAGGCGGAACTCAGGTAAACAGGCTATGGATCATCGCGTGGAACTGCCTGGCGGAGAACTCGCCAATGCTGCTGTATTGATCTATCTGCAGGGGCAGAAAGGAACTGCAGCATCCACCACAGTGCTGCTGCCTTACCGGACGGACAATGAGGTAGAAGGATTGGAATATTACAGGAACAATTACTTTGAACAATCTATTAATCAGGGAGGCAAGGACTATGGCAGGTTTTGGATTGGTGCTGAAATAACGCAGGCTGCCACCGCGGCCAGGACACCCTCCTTCAACGTATCCCGCCTGTACGTGGTGGTTATCCCCGCCGGGGCTGAGGAGCCGATCAATATCCTGACCAATAGTAGTTCATCCCTTACGGCCGCTGACTTTGAAGCTATCCTGAAAAAATACCAGCTGACGGAAAAGGATTTCGGAGCCCTGCAGTGATAGTGCAGTACCTGAGGCTAACTCAGCAGGTTTTCATTCAGTAATGTCCATTTCAGCAAGGCGTTGTTTTCGTCTTTCAGGTCCAGCTTCCTGCAAATATTATGACGGTGATTTTTAATAGTGTAAGGGCTTACATGCAGTATGTCTGCAATCTCTTTGGTCGTTTTCTTATGAAGGATGAGTTGCAGGATAGTACGTTCCGTTTCGGTGAACTTGTACCTCTGCAGGTCTTCCCCGGACAATCTTCCCAGTTTGCTGTTGCCCATGATCAATGGCTCTGCCAGCTTTATAGCGGCATAAATACTTGGTTCGTCCACAGGTTTAATGATATAGTTCAATGGCTTTAGTGCAGATGCCCGTTCAATCATGTTTTTAGACTGGTAGGAAGTGATGAAAATGACTTCGAACGCATAAGTGTTCTGCAGCTCATTGACCAGCGTGATGCCATCCTGTTTTTCCTTGAGATTGATATCGCAGAGCAGCAGGTGGGGCATCAGCTGTGGCATGGCTTCGGCTACTTCCAGGTGGTCCAGGGCAACCTGGGTGGTACAGTTGAAATTGGCTGTCAGCTGCTCCTCTATAAAGCGGGCAATGATGATTTCGTCTTCTATGATCAGGATACGCATGGTGCTGTAGTGGAAAAGGTAAAAGTATAGGTAAGGCCATTATCGTTGACAATGTCCATTTTTGCACGGATCTGCCGTGCAAGATCACGGATCAGTTTTGTGCCAAAGGACACCGGTGCATTTTCAGCCAGGCCGCTGCCATTGTCGCTGTAGCTCATAAACCAGGTGTTTGCCTGGTTATGTACGTGGATGGAGATCTCCGGCGAAGCGGTATTGCTGAAGGCATGTTTGCAGGAATTGATGATCAGTTCGGAAAGGATCAGTCCCAACGGCAGGCCAAGACTGGATTCCAATATGAGATCCCTGGGGATAGAAGCTTTAAAAGTTACAGAATCCTCCGTTTTGAAGATCTGTGAAGAATGCGCTATGATGCTTTCTATAAAAGGCTTCAGGGAAAATAGCTGGTCGTTGTCATCCAGCTGCAGGTTCTCATTGACCAGCATCATGGCCTTGATGCGTGAAATATTATCTTTTAAAATTCCTTCCGCATCGGTATTGTCTTTGGTGGACAGCCGCAGGCTATTGAGGCTATACAACAGCTGAAGGTTGTTTTTTACCCGGTGATTAAGTTCATTCATCAGGATTTCTATATGTGCATTCCGCTGGCTTAATTCTTTGGTCCGGTGGTTCACGTTTTCTTCCAGCAGTTCATTCTGGTGTTGCTGCAGTAGGGTAAGTTCCTTCAGGTACCTTGTTTTATCCAGCGAATTCTGTCGCAACCTGCCATTCAATCCCATTAAAAACAGGAATGCGATAAAGATGGATACTGCCTTTGTAATCCCCGGTATAATAGTATAGGCCTGTTCTCCCCAGCTATACACGCAGGCGCTGCAAAGAATGTTCGCCAGCATAAATACAATGAGTCCATATGCCAGCAGCAGCTCATGTTTATCCAGCTGTTTCCAGACCCTGACCAGGAGTACAACAGAGTAGGCGACCAGCAGTAACAAAAAGTTGATGGTTAATTTGGCCGACAGCTGGTAGTTGGAGGTATAGTAATTGAGCAGGAATACACTTACTGAAAGAAGGATCAGTCCATAGACAAAGAACTTTCCCCACTTGTACAGTAGTGGGTTTTTGTTTTTTAGTTCCCAGGAATCAAACAGGAGCAGGTAGAGGCCAACCAGTCCCAGGTGCAGGAAATGCTGCACCAGCAGCCATCCTACAAGTGGGGTGGAAGAGAAGAACCAGTCTATCAGGTACCTGTTAAGCGCTATGCCATACAAATTGAAAGCGCCTACAAAAAGCATTAGCCAGATAAAGGGACGGTGCCTGGTGGAGACCCATCTCAGGAGAATATAGAGGAACAGCAGGGCGGAAGCGCCCTGTGGCCAGAGGTCGTTGAGTTTGCTATTGTAGCTGGCCTGCAGGAACCGGTATCTTTCGCTGAGGTAGAAATCAACTATTGGTGGATAATTCTTGGTGTGTCTGCTTTTGATGAGCAGGATATAGGGGGTGTTCCTGTCCACTTTAAAGGAGAGATCAAAACGGCTGTCGCCTGTAGTGATATCCCCGATAGGCCGTAGGGAACCGGCCCGCTGGTGCGTTCTGCTGGCGCCTGGCGTATCTGCAAGTATATACAGATCGGCAAAGCTAAGATGATTGAAATAAATAGTGGCGCCGGTTTGCGCTGTACTGCTGAAACGGGTGATCAGCCAGAAGCTGTTGGTCTGTTTCCGGGGGGCAAATCCCTGAAGGGGCTGGAAAAGATCACGGTGGTTGAGGAGTTCTTCCGCAGTATATTTTCCGGTACTGTCTTCAAAAACGGAAAAATGCGCTTTCAGGGAAATGGCTTCCTGCGAAGGATCGAAGACAAATGTTTTTTGCGCAATGGTAGTGCCAGCAGGCCAGGAAGCCAGTAATACAAGTAAAAATAAGGTGGTTAAAGACCTGTGTAGGGACGGCATGTAGTTAGTTTCGAAAGATCATCAAATGTACAGCAGGCAATAGTCAGTAAGCTCCTGAAAAATGACCATATACAAACAAAAGTAGTTTATAAAACCCTGTTTTGGTTAAAATTAGACCCTGCGGTCTATTTCCCGTGGCGTCAATAATTGATAGGTTTGCGGCTCAATCCCACAAGAGCGTTCCATTATGATGAAAAACTT from Candidatus Pseudobacter hemicellulosilyticus encodes the following:
- a CDS encoding histidine kinase dimerization/phosphoacceptor domain -containing protein yields the protein MPSLHRSLTTLFLLVLLASWPAGTTIAQKTFVFDPSQEAISLKAHFSVFEDSTGKYTAEELLNHRDLFQPLQGFAPRKQTNSFWLITRFSSTAQTGATIYFNHLSFADLYILADTPGASRTHQRAGSLRPIGDITTGDSRFDLSFKVDRNTPYILLIKSRHTKNYPPIVDFYLSERYRFLQASYNSKLNDLWPQGASALLFLYILLRWVSTRHRPFIWLMLFVGAFNLYGIALNRYLIDWFFSSTPLVGWLLVQHFLHLGLVGLYLLLFDSWELKNKNPLLYKWGKFFVYGLILLSVSVFLLNYYTSNYQLSAKLTINFLLLLVAYSVVLLVRVWKQLDKHELLLAYGLIVFMLANILCSACVYSWGEQAYTIIPGITKAVSIFIAFLFLMGLNGRLRQNSLDKTRYLKELTLLQQHQNELLEENVNHRTKELSQRNAHIEILMNELNHRVKNNLQLLYSLNSLRLSTKDNTDAEGILKDNISRIKAMMLVNENLQLDDNDQLFSLKPFIESIIAHSSQIFKTEDSVTFKASIPRDLILESSLGLPLGLILSELIINSCKHAFSNTASPEISIHVHNQANTWFMSYSDNGSGLAENAPVSFGTKLIRDLARQIRAKMDIVNDNGLTYTFTFSTTAPCVS
- a CDS encoding response regulator transcription factor, translating into MRILIIEDEIIIARFIEEQLTANFNCTTQVALDHLEVAEAMPQLMPHLLLCDINLKEKQDGITLVNELQNTYAFEVIFITSYQSKNMIERASALKPLNYIIKPVDEPSIYAAIKLAEPLIMGNSKLGRLSGEDLQRYKFTETERTILQLILHKKTTKEIADILHVSPYTIKNHRHNICRKLDLKDENNALLKWTLLNENLLS